The following coding sequences lie in one Zingiber officinale cultivar Zhangliang chromosome 2B, Zo_v1.1, whole genome shotgun sequence genomic window:
- the LOC122048487 gene encoding uncharacterized protein LOC122048487 — translation MAEKIAARRRYRPIGRMYTLLRCIEALATLILLSWSSVRLPAALKLALDLSVRLLTLLRGHRFVFFLGNAIVLTLLALSGRHSTSSSCGSDVYDQFLACKNRAPPVVAEVLPEKTEEIISISPVDVEKKEKKTCRRTRSEKMESRLTKPDLRRSASAISGGEATAAEGYNEEADEFRRMVESFIATQQKRFHREESMAVFVSNEEQPQASLVPCS, via the coding sequence ATGGCGGAGAAGATCGCAGCCCGGCGCCGCTACCGTCCAATCGGCCGCATGTACACGCTCCTCCGCTGCATCGAGGCCCTTGCCACGCTCATACTCCTCTCATGGTCCTCCGTCCGCCTCCCTGCCGCCCTGAAGCTCGCCCTCGACCTCTCGGTCCGCCTCCTCACTCTCCTCCGCGGTCACCGCTTCGTCTTCTTCCTTGGAAACGCTATCGTCCTCACCCTCCTCGCCCTTTCCGGCCGTCATTCCACCTCCAGCTCCTGCGGCAGCGACGTCTACGATCAGTTCCTCGCGTGCAAAAACAGGGCGCCGCCGGTGGTGGCGGAAGTACTGCCAGAGAAGACGGAGGAGATTATATCTATATCTCCCGTGGAcgtggaaaaaaaagaaaagaaaacgtgCCGGAGGACCAGGTCGGAGAAGATGGAGAGTCGCCTGACTAAGCCGGATCTCCGACGATCTGCATCGGCGATCTCCGGTGGGGAGGCGACGGCTGCAGAGGGGTATAACGAAGAGGCTGACGAATTCCGGCGGATGGTAGAGTCGTTTATCGCAACGCAGCAGAAAAGGTTTCACCGGGAGGAATCCATGGCCGTATTTGTCTCCAACGAAGAACAACCACAGGCTTCCCTTGTACCTTGTTCCTGA